Within Aliivibrio fischeri, the genomic segment CAAAATACGTTAATGGAGTTGCAAGTATGCCAAGCGGATTTGAATGCGATTAATGATTTGAGTCGAGGAACGTTAACCATTGCAGCAAGCGATATTATCTCGCGTTTATTATTGATAGGGCCATTTCAATTATTTAAGCAAGAATTTCCAGGAATTGATTTCTCATTGCTTAATACCACCTCTTCACAGGCATCTGAGTTAGTAAAAAGTGCAGAGGCTGATTTGGGCTTTGTTATTGCCCAGAAAGAGAGCCAACCTCTGCATTTTACAGAGTTGCAGCAAATAAAATGGTGTGCATTAGGTAATCACCTTGAAGAGTGGCAACACGCGTATTTGGATCCTACAATTGTTGTGGATGAAGAACCGACTTTGATTTTGTTAGGGCATGATACCCGAACAAGAGACTTGTTAGACCTAGCATTACCTTCATTGAAATTACCCAAATATCGAATCATGGAAGTGGGTAGTGTCGATGCCCAAATAGATTGGGCTGAAGCTGGGTTTGGGGTAGCGATTGTGCCTGAGTTTTCTATTCATCCAAAGAGAGATCTCAAAACAAAAGTAACGCCATTACCCGAATTCCCGACAACAAGTTTAGGTTATATAGTTCGTCAAAATCAGATTTTATCTAAGGCAATTAAACAATTATTAAAGTGGGTGGATGACGAGATTATTCGCTCTCAAAAGTAGACATTATTTGTCGTTTTACATTGAATGTAAACTGTCTGGTTTGTCAGAAATGGTGTGGCATTTATGATACTGATTATCATTTTAAAGACAGTT encodes:
- a CDS encoding LysR family transcriptional regulator is translated as MLDLHWLKTFVTLAELKHFGKTAAALHMTQPNVSLHIKQLEAATRVKLIERNPFHLTEAGNRLLMTSQNTLMELQVCQADLNAINDLSRGTLTIAASDIISRLLLIGPFQLFKQEFPGIDFSLLNTTSSQASELVKSAEADLGFVIAQKESQPLHFTELQQIKWCALGNHLEEWQHAYLDPTIVVDEEPTLILLGHDTRTRDLLDLALPSLKLPKYRIMEVGSVDAQIDWAEAGFGVAIVPEFSIHPKRDLKTKVTPLPEFPTTSLGYIVRQNQILSKAIKQLLKWVDDEIIRSQK